The segment CGCCTCCCATTGTTTGCCACTCACCTTGCAAAGCTGAAGTCTTGGAAGAACAGAAAGGTTCAAGTCTGGTCTGTCCTTGAATGCCCATGACACCAAGAGACCTTCATTCTGTATCTCCTCCAAGTGGATCTCCACCTGGCCCAGAACAAATAGCTACAGTGAGGTACAGTTCCGGCCCTGTTTCAAATTCAGCAACTAGAAGACCCTCATACCAGCACAACAATTAGAGACAGAATCTAAGAACGCAAGTCCTGGGCCTATgggaagaagcagctgcagaagcctcATCACTTCACAGGGAGATCTGGCTTCCTTGCCACCTCTGGATGTTCAGCATCAGAGGGAAAATTTAAAGATTATTTCTTTGGCTGAAGAAAACACCTACAGGAAAATCCAAGAAAGTGAGCTGGGGACAGATGGAATATTTACTGAGCTACTGCATCACGTAACCATTACCAAACCTAAGCACGGCCATTTTTAAGTTGGCAATAAGTCTCTAGAGACCATCCTCAGACTGAAAACTCATCCAGGTCACCAACAATGACTGCAATGACACATCAGACTGTATGCCATCCCGTAGGTTCAGGTGCAAAGTTGCCCATCAATGCACCTAAAAGGCAACATTAACACAATAGAGGCAAACGGAACCGCACCGAAGAATTCCTAACCGCTTATCTCTAGTTAAAATGGGAATTAAATTTAACAGAGCTCTAAAGTAACTGCCACACTGACAGAAACACAAAAAGGCTCAGTTGAAAGCAACAGATCCCTAACACATTAGACAGGTAAGTAACCAACAAGAGATCCATAAAAGAGGCAAGGCACATCTGGGAATACAGTGCTTGAAGTATTCCAACCGAACCTAACTGGTAACCTTACCGGCATTTCACATTCAGTAGCACACGCACTTCTCTACAAGAACAATCCACTCAAAACTTGCCTGCAGGTGCAGACAAGGATACCTAGAAAATGCCAGCAAGTACGGAAGCAATTTGACGAGATCTGACAAAGCCCATTTGGCTCCCAGAAACCTTGTAAAGATGAAGAGtgaccacagctgctgctcacaactaaatcagcagcaggcaggcattTAGCCAAGGAGAGAGGGGGCAGCTATTCAAATGACCAAGGCACAATGACCGAGATGATCTGATGGATGTCAGCTGAACCCTTTAATAAAGCTTCCGAGAGCAAAGGGACTCTAGACCGCGCTTCCAACTGCAATACCTGCAAAAACATAGAATCAGCTTCTACTGCCAGAGGTACACCTAATTTCATCATGTCTCCCTATAATGCAAATGAGCGTGTGGTCTCCAAGCCACATTTCATCTCCAGTACCAAAGCTCTTCTTCACAATGGGAACAAAATCATGTTTCAGAGAAGCAAATACAGACAAAAATCTACTATGGCATCATCATCGTACATGCCTCCGTTTCAAAAGCAGCATCTAGAATaacacacagggaaaaaaaaacctgcacTGCACTTTTGTGAAGGTATTAAGGGGAGCCCTGACAAACCACTTCTCACTGTACGTTTCTTTTTCACACCAACAACCAGGACACCGCCGTAACTGTAACATACACGTAAGACACACCTTTCCCTATCCATCATACTGCAAGGGAAATTAAGTTCTGTGCACCTTTTGCTTCTTAAACATCTGCttgaaaacacagcagagaataCTGCCACACCTCAAAGCTCTTTGGATTTTATTACAGCTACATTACATAGCCAAGACGTGCACCGTAAGACTCAGAAAATGAGACCTGGCACGTGGACTGAGAATGTTTGTCACTCTGCCAAACATCAGTGacagcatgctgctgcttctggcatcGTAAGGTCTTTATTTGCACTACATTGGGTCCTCTTTCCTCAACAGGCCTGGGGTCAGGTGAAAGAACAAGCTTTCTACAGCTGTTACCTGAGCCTGCGGCACAGCCAAAGTGACATGATAGGTGTCAATGGAAACAGCAGCTGGGGACTGCTGAGTAACAGAGACAGGAAACTTCACAGCTTCAGCTGACAGATGGCAGCATAGCACCTGGAAAGAAATGGAAGGCCATGAGTTTCCATCCTAGGGGAGCTGCCACCACAAACCTCAAAAGATAACATGCAAGGTTGACCCTTTGTAgcaggaatttaaaaaaaaaaaaaaaaaatcaggcttACTCCCTGGCCACTGCAAACCTGCCATTCAGTGAGGATGTACTGGCGACAGAAGCTCGCTTCACTTCGCTGTAGGACCCTAATATTTGGGTTCAGCCTCCATATGCCTTAGCTGCACCAGCCCATGTCCTGCTCAGGGCTCTCCCAGACCTCACCAGTGCACAGACCCAGAGCCACACTCTCTTGAGGCCAGCAACAGCCCTCCAAACTCAACAAGAGACCTCATCCAAAGCTTTCTCGGTTCCACCATCCCCACCGTGCAGATCTCGGCAATCTCTGTAGCGCACGCTGCCAGCCGACAGAGAAACCCCGCACTGCACAACTCCGAATGGCAGAGCCTTACCATGCTGCGATCCGACTGTGCCCTGCACATCACGTGACTGATATTCGCAGCCAGCGGTAACTGAGGACCCTCTTCAAATGTGATCTGTACCGAGCTCTACAAAAAGAGAACTCTGTTAATTTCAGACAGTTtcaaagaagaggaaggaatcTGACCTGGGGCCTCCGAGACACTCCACTCAGGACCATTTCCACGAATCCGGCCCACACGCAAAACCAGCACGCACTGCAATTCTAACCACCCTGGCTTGTCTAGATGGAGAAAGGAAACAAGGGGAaagcatggaggaggaggaggaagggagaaaggaataGAGAAAGCAGACAGAAGAACTTTAGCAGCTGCCAACATGTTAAACATCAGATCTAGTTTCTCGCATCTCACCCCATGTAACTATTGAGAGCATAATCCTAGAGTATGTCATTCAGTCTCATTTAGTCCCAGACCAAAAACGGGGTGCCAAGAGCCTGCAGCAAATAGTCCCACAGACACCTTATACAGCACCTCCCTCTCATTCTTCCTGTACTTCATCCTCTAAGACTGAGAACCAGTTAGCACTTGCCAGGCTACCACTTGTAATCAATTCTACCTTCTGAAGTCAGGCCCTGGACTCCTGCTGCCCTTGCTATGCCTAATGGAGCGTTTTCTAACTCCAAGTACAAAGACAGTTTCTGAACAAATTCCGTGTCACGAGAAACGAGACGTGAACACAACATCAGGACCAGCTGACATAACCCTCACTCCGTCATGAAAACTTTCTACCCTGTTCTGGAAGGGGCACCTCACCATTTTCTCATTTGTCAACAACCAAGCACAAGTAGATGACAGCATTAAATGACATTTGAAAGAAAGAATCACCAGAGAACGAATAGCCAAATTCCAAAAAGGAGGCGCAGCTTATAGTTCGATGGCTAACGTGATCTTtatctctgctccagcagatcagAGATCTATTAACCACAGACCTCTTGGGAACAGAGCACTCAATCCCTTGGAAAACCCTTCAGAGGGTAAGTTTGTCCTAAAAACAATATATACCTTTGAATGCTTTGTCTTCTTGGCGTAGAGCCTGGGCAAGAATACAAACATCCACTTCCATTTTCTAATGTCTAAGGCAGGAGAGACAGTCTATCAAATTACGGGTTCTACAGCTTTTATTTAAATGGCCGTATTGCACAGGTACAACTTACATGCCTTGTAACTGAAAAGGACTTCCCTTGAAAAAAGACAGCTACCGTGCAGGTGACACATAGCAAACCCAAGTATGTCTTCCGAACTTGCCTTCCTCAAAACCCTATTTCTTCACATCACCCCAGAAAATTATTATCAGGGAAATTAAGAGCTACAGAAAGCATGCCGGAAAAACTGCTGTGCAAGCATTCCCAGAGGAGCCATCACCTACGGGGTCAGCTTTTACAAATCCCATTACACTAACGCAACTAACAGCGAGGGCAAGAGAAGCAGTAATTCCTCATTCCTCCCACCTTCGTCAATCACACTTTTTCACATGGTTGCGCTGCACTGAGAGAGCAGCTTTTTTTGCCCTGCTTCTAGTCTAGAATTTAACTCATTTTGTTGAAAGGGGAGatccttttccaaccttgttggaAAACTTGAACAGAATTTCCCACCACATTCTTTGaggttttcatttccttttcttcaaacACATTAGCTTCACGTTAACTTTTTTAAGCTCTTGATTGTCCCACGTAATTTAACAGCAGGGCTCCCCTTTTCCATTCAGACAAGATGGGTAAAAAGGAGACTACGACAGACTTTGGACCACAGCTTTGTGCCTATAAGCCCCTGCCTTGAAAGCAACCTGTGCAATTATTTTCACACGCAATCAGCGAGTGTTCATGAACTTCAAAACTACGGACCAACACAAAAGTAACGCTGGGAGGCTAAAGGGAATATAACGCGAAAATTGCTGTGGAAAATTGCTGTGGAAATCATCAGCTGGCTTCATCAGACCGGACTcgggctcaggagcaggcaccGAACCGCGTTACGCAAACCGTGCTGCTCGGCACCTCCCTTTCCGTGCTTTCACAAGGCGGCATACCCGCGCTTCGTTACCTACCCGATTCGCCGGGCCGGCGCAAAGCTACTCGTAACGCGACATTTACTCCCCCTTGGCCAAGAGCTTGCAGCCCTAGAGAGCGCTCTGCGAGGAATGCTCCCTCGGGCCCCAAGAACAAAGGGCAAGCGGCCGCGCCCGCCGCTCCCCACCTCCGCCTCCGACAGTTCTCCCCAACACGCCGCCGCGCTCGCCCGGGCCCCGCCGTACCCCATTCCGGCGCGCCTGGCTGTTGAGGGCTCGCACCCAGGCCTTCTGCCACTGCTCACGCAGGGACCGGAGGGCGAGCAGCGCGGCGAGCAGCGCACGGGCCCCGGCCTCCTCTGCCGCTGCCCCGCGCCGACGCGGCGCACGCAGGGCCGCGGACCGCCAGTACTGGAGCAGCCAAGCCGCGACGGTGAGCAGCGAGGCGGCGAAGAGCAGCACGAGCGCGGCCCAGCCTGGATCCGGCCCCATGGCGCCACGCACAGCGATTCACGGGGGACCGGCAGGCATAGCTGGCGGGCCGCCGCTCGGCCCCAGCGCTGCAGCGCTGGCCCAGCCGCTGCCACCtcccagcaggggagggaagaggaggccaCAACGCCCGCCCTTCTCCCAGCCCCGCGGCGCACGTGGGCCGCCGCAGCCTGACCCCAGCCGCGTGCGCACAACCACCTGCCGCCCCCCCCGCCCGTCGGCCGCACCTTTCCGGTTTGGCGCCCCCGCACGGTCTGGCGGGGCAGCCCGAGGGAACGCAGGGGGCTACACCGCCGCCTGACCAGCAGCCCGCAGCTTGCCGGACGGATCTCCACTACTCCGCGTTCCTCGCGGTCGGCCGACCTGGCAACTTCATCCCTGCCGTAGCGAGCCTTCCGTGGTGGCCTGAAATAGCAACGCAGTCACGGTGTGGATGTAGAGCTCCCCGCCGGTCTCCCGAGCTCCCctaaaaaaaagtcttccttgTCATGTCGCGCTCGTTCTCCCCGACAGTAATGACACCAGGCACGCAGGACACGACACCAAGGAGGAATCTTTTCGTCTGACTGCTGTCGTCTTGGGCCACCCTCGCAGTGGAGGGCAGGTAGCACGAGTTTGAGCACCTCTTGTCACGACTGCAGGAAGTAGCATCTGTTAGAGCTGGGGGAGGATCTCTGGCCAACCTTCTGACCCCGGTCTGCACTGAGGTTTCCTCCTTAGCAGCAACATGTGCCGGCCACAACGTTTGTTTAAGGTTCGGTTAAAGTTTACAAAGTCACATCTGCAGTGTCTTCAAGGGACTGCAGAGCGGAGGCGGCCTCTCTCAATAGAGCAACGGTTCTTtaagcagcaccaaaacaacCATCAGAAACTATCTCCAGTCATAACATCACACTTAAaacagctgcagggaaagggaaagcgCTTCTCACTGCTACTGCACCTTCCGTTGCTTCCCTCCTCTGCTCATTGACTCACGCCTAAATGCAACATCTACGAAGAACAGAGATGGTGcttctcctgcctttccccACTTCTGCTGCTCCCGCGGAAATAAGCCCCCGTGGGGGCAACAGCTGTTACAGGTTTTCTGGCAGTTGAAGATCTCGAGGGAGACATTTTATTGTGTTTTTCTGACATTTGACGAAATTGGTCGGACAAGGTAACCAAGCGCTGCTTCGTTTCCTTCTCTCGCGCATCCCGCCAGCGTTAAACGCGGGAGTACCGCCCCGCTTAACGCGGCTGCCCGCCCCGGCCGCGAGCGCTGGCGGTGACAGCGGTACCCGAGGGTCGTCAGCAGCCACCCGCCAGCGCCGCTTCCTACCGCCGGACAAAATGCGACTCCGGCTGCCGGAAAGCGAGCAGCGCGGGAGCGTGTAAACATCCTCTTGCTCAGCCCTTCTTACCGGTGCTCCGAGGGGGAAGTGACATAACCGGGGGCGGGATAGAGCCGGCGTGTGGCTCGAGCAGCGCCGCGGCGGCCATGGCGGTTACGGGCACTGCGGGGTAGAGTCTGGGGTGGGACTGCCTGCAGGCCGGGGCGAGCGCTGCTTCCCGCGTAGGTCTCGGCTTCGGGGATCTACGCTGACTTCAGCGTGGAGGGTAGGCGGAAGCGCTACCAGCCCCCGCCCCTATTCCGGCCGACGGCCGAGCACAGCCCCGCGCCGCCAGACGGAATGTGCCAGCGCCAAAGATGCCGCTGCCTTAGCCCATAGGTCGGAGGGAACTAGCGCATCCGGCCCCTCCTCTCTAGCTCCGTGCCTGGTCCCGTTCTGTGTCcttggcaggggcagctcccgcCGTGGCCATGGCGGCTTGGCCTGCCGCACCCCTCCTCATCAACCTCGGTGGGTCGCTGCTGGGCTTCCTAGGCACGCTCACACTGATCCCAGCCTTTAGGGACCTCTTCCTCGCCGCACGGCTCTTCGGCGAAGACCTCAACAAGGCATCACGGCGGCCCGTGTGAGTAGCGTTGCCGTGCCGAACCCTGCACGACGGGGCCGGACCGGCACTGGCCCCGGGAGCGGTCGGGCTGACTCTCTGCCTTACCTTCTTTTCAGCCCCGAAGCACAGGGCGTGATCAGCGGGGCCGTATTCCTGATCATCCTCTTCTGCTTCATTCCCGTGCCCTTCTTGAGATGCTTCGTGGAAGAGCAGTGCATGGCCTTTCCCCACGACGAGGTGAGGCACGTCAGGTGCTGGGAGCGTGGAGGGCACAGACAGGGACCGGGCACAGACAAGGACCAGCCACCGATAATCAGGGTCGTGTTCTCTCTCCTGCAGTTCGTGGAGCTCATTGGTGCGCTTCTTGCCATCTGCTGCATGATTTTCCTGGGCTTTGCGGATGACGTTCTGAACTTGCGCTGGCGCCACAAGCTCCTTCTTCCTACCATGGCTTCCCTCCCGCTGCTCATGGTTTACTTCACCAACTTTGGGAACACGACCATCGTGGTGCCTAAACCCTTTCGGGTGCTCCTGGGCATGCACTTGGACCTGGGTAAATTATGAGTTGCCAGAAGCCATCTTCCAGGTGGCAGTCAGTGGGCAGAAGGGGTCACCTaacagcactctgtgctgcagTGAGAACACGCAAGGGATTTGCTTAAATAACTAGCGAGAAAGCACAGCTCCATCTGCTAAATATTAGGCCCGAAAGAACATCCAGAAACCCAGCATGTATTCAGCCGTGCATAGATAGGCAGCAATCCTTTTCCCAGGATTCTGCCAGGTGCACACCACGCTCAGCTGCCAACATCAGAATGAATGAAGGACAGAAGCAGAACAttacaggctgctgctgtgttgcagtGCTTTCCTATAGTCACTGTGCTGTACGTACGTGTACACGTGGCAGCTGATTCACAGGAGAGAAAGTCATTTGTTAGTGAACTGCTCCTGTCAAAACTCTGAGATCGCTAGGGAATGAACTGTTGTACAAAGCAGGAAGTGAGAGCTTTGGTGAATCACACCGTGCCCTACTTTGCCTATGAATATTAAAGGACTTGGCTGGCTCTGATCCGCAGGTATCCTCTACTACGTGTACATGGGCATGCTAGCAGTGTTCTGCACCAACGCCATCAACATTCTTGCTGGAATTAATGGAATTGAAGCAGGGCAGTCTCTGGTGATAGCTGCTTCCATTATCATATTCAACCTTGTAGAGTTAAATGGTAAGGAAAATAATATATGTGTGCAGGTGCAAAAAGCTAAGAGATGTTAAATCCTAGATTTCGATATCTGGTATTACTGTCTCAAAtacttttttgggtttgtttccttttatagGGGATTATCAAGATGATCACATTTTCTCTCTCTACTTGatggttccttttttttttaccacgCTGGGGCTGTTCTACCACAACTGGTAAGAGAATGGACTTTCAGAGTTTCTTTGGAAACATCTTTTCCCTTTACTTTCTCCATTTTCAAACAAACTAAACCACTTAgcaacacacacagagcacaccagATCATTGACAGGCTTCTTGCCAGACCCAAGAGCACAAAGCCGTGATGTGCTTTTAGCTTTTCTTGTTAGAACAGCAATGGTGATGGCTCAACAAAATGCACAGAATACCTTCCTCGTGTCTTGCTGGCTGGTTTTCATACCATATTCTCAGCTAGCCGGGCTGTGGGTCACAGTCCCACAGTTCTTATCAAAATTAAGTGCAACTATTGTTTTGACTGTGCAGATCTGCTGCAGATCCCTCTTGGCCCTTAGCCTGCCACATGGGAATACCTTCAGTGGTTCTCAAGTCATTTGCATGGCAACGGCAGTCATCACGAcatgcctctctgctctgtggatTGCAGGTACCCATCTCGAGTGTTTGTTGGGGACACCTTCTGCTACTTTGCCGGCATGACCTTCGCTGTGGTGGGTATCTTGGGGCACTTCAGCAAAacaatgc is part of the Dryobates pubescens isolate bDryPub1 chromosome 34, bDryPub1.pri, whole genome shotgun sequence genome and harbors:
- the DPAGT1 gene encoding UDP-N-acetylglucosamine--dolichyl-phosphate N-acetylglucosaminephosphotransferase isoform X1, translated to MAAWPAAPLLINLGGSLLGFLGTLTLIPAFRDLFLAARLFGEDLNKASRRPVPEAQGVISGAVFLIILFCFIPVPFLRCFVEEQCMAFPHDEFVELIGALLAICCMIFLGFADDVLNLRWRHKLLLPTMASLPLLMVYFTNFGNTTIVVPKPFRVLLGMHLDLGILYYVYMGMLAVFCTNAINILAGINGIEAGQSLVIAASIIIFNLVELNGDYQDDHIFSLYLMVPFFFTTLGLFYHNWYPSRVFVGDTFCYFAGMTFAVVGILGHFSKTMLLFFIPQVLNFLYSLPQLFHVIPCPRHRLPRLNPSTGKLEMSYSKFKTKSLSALGTNILKAVKILHIVDVRSGTDEDGEYTECNNMTLINFIIKLIGPTHERNLTLLLLLIQVLGSMIAFSIRYQLVRLFYDV
- the DPAGT1 gene encoding UDP-N-acetylglucosamine--dolichyl-phosphate N-acetylglucosaminephosphotransferase isoform X2, translated to MAAWPAAPLLINLGGSLLGFLGTLTLIPAFRDLFLAARLFGEDLNKASRRPVPEAQGVISGAVFLIILFCFIPVPFLRCFVEEQCMAFPHDEFVELIGALLAICCMIFLGFADDVLNLRWRHKLLLPTMASLPLLMVYFTNFGNTTIVVPKPFRVLLGMHLDLGDYQDDHIFSLYLMVPFFFTTLGLFYHNWYPSRVFVGDTFCYFAGMTFAVVGILGHFSKTMLLFFIPQVLNFLYSLPQLFHVIPCPRHRLPRLNPSTGKLEMSYSKFKTKSLSALGTNILKAVKILHIVDVRSGTDEDGEYTECNNMTLINFIIKLIGPTHERNLTLLLLLIQVLGSMIAFSIRYQLVRLFYDV
- the DPAGT1 gene encoding UDP-N-acetylglucosamine--dolichyl-phosphate N-acetylglucosaminephosphotransferase isoform X3, translating into MLRGRAVHGLSPRRGEARQFVELIGALLAICCMIFLGFADDVLNLRWRHKLLLPTMASLPLLMVYFTNFGNTTIVVPKPFRVLLGMHLDLGILYYVYMGMLAVFCTNAINILAGINGIEAGQSLVIAASIIIFNLVELNGDYQDDHIFSLYLMVPFFFTTLGLFYHNWYPSRVFVGDTFCYFAGMTFAVVGILGHFSKTMLLFFIPQVLNFLYSLPQLFHVIPCPRHRLPRLNPSTGKLEMSYSKFKTKSLSALGTNILKAVKILHIVDVRSGTDEDGEYTECNNMTLINFIIKLIGPTHERNLTLLLLLIQVLGSMIAFSIRYQLVRLFYDV